From one Pseudomonas sp. B21-048 genomic stretch:
- the mrdA gene encoding penicillin-binding protein 2: MPEPIPIKDHEKETRLVNKRLMACALFVAAITCALVVRLYVLQVVEHDYHSTISENNRVHVLPIPPTRGLIYDRNGIVLADNRPSFNLIITRERASDVKEELDDVVSLLHLPAEDRTLFDKAMKQARHPFVPVTLFYELSEEQIAELAVNEFRLPGIDVEPQFVRHYPMGAHFAHSIGYVGRINEKESKALDTVEYRGTQSIGKTGIEKFYESELHGHVGYEEVETNAQGRVLRVLKYTDPVPGKNIVLSLDVKLQEAAEQALGDRRGSVVALDPSTGEVLAMVSKPSFDPNMFVTGISFKEYAALHDSIDRPLFNRVLRGLYAPGSTIKPEVAIAGLDAGVVTAQTRVFDPGYYQLPDFDHKYRNWNHSGDGWVDMDAAIMRSNDTYFYDLAHKLGIDRLHDYMAMFGLGEKVSLDMFEESAGLMPSQAWKRTIRRQPWFPGETVILGIGQGYMQVTPLQLAQATALIANKGVWNRPHLAKTVDGIAPVDEHPMPNIILKNPRDWEQVNHGMQMVMHDARGIARAAAAGAQYRIAGKSGTAQVVAIKQGERYNRAKTLERNRDNALFVGFAPAEHPKIVISVMIENGEAGGRVAGPVVRQIMDAWLLDQNGHLKPQYAAPNNAPGDPHV, from the coding sequence ATGCCTGAACCAATACCCATCAAGGATCACGAAAAAGAGACGCGCCTGGTCAATAAAAGATTGATGGCCTGCGCCTTGTTCGTTGCCGCAATTACCTGCGCGCTGGTGGTGCGCTTGTATGTCCTGCAGGTGGTCGAGCACGACTACCACTCGACGATCTCGGAAAACAACCGTGTACACGTATTGCCGATCCCCCCTACCCGCGGATTGATTTATGACCGCAATGGCATTGTCCTAGCGGACAATCGGCCCAGTTTTAACCTGATCATTACCCGTGAACGCGCCTCCGACGTCAAAGAAGAACTGGATGACGTGGTCAGCCTTCTGCACCTGCCAGCTGAAGACCGCACGCTGTTCGACAAGGCGATGAAGCAGGCTCGCCACCCCTTCGTGCCCGTCACCTTGTTTTACGAACTCAGCGAAGAACAGATTGCGGAGCTGGCAGTCAACGAATTCCGTCTGCCAGGGATCGACGTAGAGCCACAGTTCGTTCGTCACTACCCGATGGGCGCACACTTCGCACACTCGATCGGCTACGTCGGCCGCATCAACGAGAAAGAATCCAAAGCTCTGGATACGGTGGAATACCGTGGTACTCAATCCATCGGCAAGACCGGCATCGAGAAGTTCTACGAGTCCGAGTTGCATGGCCATGTGGGTTATGAAGAAGTCGAAACCAACGCCCAGGGCCGCGTGCTGCGAGTACTCAAATACACCGATCCGGTCCCCGGCAAAAATATCGTACTGAGCCTCGACGTCAAACTTCAGGAAGCTGCCGAGCAGGCATTGGGCGATCGCCGTGGCTCGGTGGTCGCTCTCGACCCGTCGACCGGTGAAGTACTGGCCATGGTCAGTAAGCCAAGCTTCGACCCGAACATGTTTGTGACGGGCATCAGCTTCAAGGAATACGCAGCGCTGCACGATTCCATCGACCGGCCGCTGTTCAATCGTGTGCTGCGTGGTCTCTACGCGCCCGGTTCGACCATCAAGCCGGAAGTGGCGATTGCCGGCCTCGACGCCGGGGTGGTCACTGCGCAAACCCGTGTCTTCGATCCGGGTTATTACCAGCTACCGGATTTCGATCATAAGTACCGTAACTGGAACCATAGTGGCGATGGTTGGGTGGACATGGATGCGGCGATCATGCGCTCCAACGATACCTATTTCTACGACCTAGCGCACAAGCTGGGCATCGATCGTTTGCACGACTACATGGCGATGTTCGGTCTTGGCGAAAAGGTCTCGCTGGACATGTTCGAAGAGTCTGCGGGATTAATGCCATCTCAGGCCTGGAAGCGCACGATTCGACGTCAACCATGGTTCCCTGGCGAGACAGTGATCCTCGGCATCGGACAGGGCTACATGCAGGTCACACCCCTGCAACTGGCCCAAGCCACTGCGTTGATCGCCAACAAAGGTGTATGGAACCGACCACACCTGGCCAAAACGGTGGATGGCATAGCGCCGGTGGACGAGCATCCGATGCCCAATATCATCCTCAAGAACCCGCGTGACTGGGAGCAGGTCAACCATGGCATGCAGATGGTGATGCACGACGCGCGCGGGATTGCCCGAGCCGCGGCGGCGGGAGCCCAGTACCGCATCGCCGGCAAAAGCGGGACCGCGCAAGTGGTGGCGATCAAACAGGGTGAACGCTACAACCGCGCGAAAACGCTGGAGCGCAACCGTGACAACGCCTTGTTCGTCGGATTCGCCCCGGCCGAACATCCGAAGATTGTCATCTCGGTCATGATCGAAAACGGTGAAGCCGGTGGTCGCGTCGCCGGTCCCGTGGTGCGGCAAATCATGGACGCCTGGTTGCTCGATCAGAACGGTCATTTGAAGCCGCAATACGCTGCGCCGAACAACGCGCCGGGTGACCCTCACGTCTAA
- a CDS encoding lysozyme inhibitor LprI family protein — translation MPPRFLLALTPLLFTPLAQAIDCANATDQTTMNQCAAQQSKTADKELNALYQQITARLKDSPEAKKLLVGAQRSWIAFRDNECKFSASGVAGGSMYPLIYSHCTTELTKARGEVFKTYLKCQEGDLSCPVPGA, via the coding sequence ATGCCTCCACGTTTTCTCCTTGCATTGACACCACTGCTGTTCACCCCCCTTGCGCAGGCCATCGACTGCGCCAACGCCACCGACCAGACGACGATGAATCAGTGTGCGGCGCAGCAGAGCAAGACGGCCGATAAGGAGCTGAATGCGCTTTATCAACAGATCACCGCGCGATTGAAGGACAGCCCTGAGGCCAAAAAGTTACTGGTCGGCGCACAGCGTTCATGGATTGCGTTTCGCGATAACGAGTGCAAGTTCTCGGCGTCCGGGGTAGCGGGCGGCAGTATGTATCCGCTGATCTACAGCCATTGCACAACCGAGCTGACCAAGGCACGGGGCGAGGTGTTCAAGACTTACTTGAAATGCCAGGAAGGGGATTTGAGTTGTCCGGTGCCAGGGGCTTGA
- a CDS encoding GFA family protein, whose translation MNNLHGSCLCKAIEYELDSLDMPINHCHCHTCRKAHAAAFASTAGVMREHFRWIKGQDRLSTYESSPGKLRHFCSICGSHLMAERLVQPHVIVRVATLDDDPKMTPQVHIWTSHDVSWLEYESNEKCPEWQI comes from the coding sequence ATGAATAACTTGCATGGCAGCTGCTTGTGCAAAGCCATCGAATACGAACTTGATAGCCTCGACATGCCCATCAATCACTGCCACTGCCACACCTGCCGCAAGGCGCACGCAGCGGCATTCGCTTCAACGGCTGGGGTCATGCGTGAGCATTTTCGCTGGATAAAAGGACAGGACCGGCTAAGCACCTATGAGTCGTCGCCGGGCAAGCTTCGGCATTTCTGTTCGATCTGCGGATCGCATCTGATGGCGGAACGCTTGGTCCAACCCCATGTAATCGTTCGCGTGGCGACGCTCGACGATGATCCGAAAATGACCCCTCAAGTTCATATCTGGACATCCCACGACGTGTCCTGGCTTGAATATGAATCAAATGAGAAATGTCCTGAATGGCAAATATAG
- a CDS encoding SRPBCC family protein, which produces MNPASDRIERKILLKVPRSQVWRVLANAEAFGQWFGVALEGKRFVAGEWTQGQITYPGYEHLLWNVLVERVEPERVFSFRWHPYAVEPDTDYSQEPTTLVKFELQDMDEDTLLTVVESGFDHIPQSRRLKAFRMDSRGWDEQMSNIEQFLETSTKTHERQGG; this is translated from the coding sequence ATGAACCCCGCATCAGATCGAATCGAAAGGAAAATCCTGCTCAAGGTGCCGCGCTCGCAGGTCTGGCGCGTGCTGGCCAATGCCGAAGCCTTCGGGCAATGGTTCGGCGTTGCACTCGAAGGTAAGCGCTTTGTTGCCGGCGAGTGGACTCAGGGGCAGATTACTTATCCTGGTTATGAACACTTGTTGTGGAATGTACTGGTGGAGCGGGTCGAGCCGGAGCGGGTATTTTCGTTTCGCTGGCACCCGTATGCAGTCGAACCCGACACCGATTATTCTCAGGAACCCACTACGCTGGTGAAGTTCGAACTTCAGGATATGGACGAAGACACGTTATTGACGGTCGTCGAGTCCGGTTTTGATCACATCCCTCAGTCGCGCAGGCTCAAGGCATTCCGCATGGACAGCCGGGGTTGGGATGAGCAGATGAGCAATATCGAACAATTTCTGGAAACAAGTACCAAGACCCATGAGCGTCAGGGAGGTTGA
- the inhA gene encoding isonitrile hydratase has protein sequence MTLQIGFLLFPQVQQLDLTGPYDVLASLPDVKVHLIWKDLVPITASTGLALKPTVTFDDCPPLDVICIPGGGGVGPLMEDDQALAFIKAQAANAKYVTSVCTGALVLGAAGLLKGKRATTHWAYHELLGVLGATPVKDRVVRDGNLLTGGGITAGIDFALTLAAELFDKDTAQLVQLQLEYAPAPPFASGSPETAPVSVLDEARKRAAASLKLRSEITARAAAKLDRQ, from the coding sequence ATGACGTTGCAGATCGGTTTTCTGTTGTTTCCACAGGTTCAACAACTGGACCTGACCGGCCCTTATGACGTGCTGGCCTCGCTGCCGGATGTGAAAGTGCATCTGATCTGGAAAGACCTGGTCCCGATCACTGCGAGTACCGGACTGGCGTTGAAACCGACCGTCACCTTCGACGATTGCCCGCCGCTGGATGTGATCTGCATTCCCGGTGGCGGCGGTGTCGGACCCTTGATGGAGGATGACCAAGCCCTGGCCTTCATCAAGGCTCAGGCCGCTAACGCGAAGTATGTCACTTCGGTTTGCACTGGCGCGCTGGTGCTTGGCGCGGCGGGGTTGCTCAAGGGCAAGCGCGCTACCACTCACTGGGCATATCACGAATTGCTCGGGGTTTTGGGAGCGACTCCGGTGAAGGATCGGGTGGTACGCGACGGCAATCTGCTGACCGGTGGCGGGATCACCGCGGGGATCGATTTTGCCCTGACCCTGGCAGCTGAATTGTTCGATAAGGACACCGCGCAATTGGTGCAGCTGCAGCTGGAATACGCCCCGGCGCCGCCGTTTGCTTCGGGAAGTCCCGAGACAGCGCCGGTCAGCGTGCTGGATGAAGCCCGCAAGCGCGCTGCCGCATCGTTGAAATTGCGCTCGGAAATCACCGCACGTGCAGCGGCAAAACTCGATCGCCAGTAG
- a CDS encoding GlxA family transcriptional regulator: MPNNPKTIHVLAFANVQLLDVTGPLQVFASANDIARQQGLPPPYAPSVIASGGGTVMSSAGLALLAELLPDQGSDTLIIAGGWGVYAAAQDELLVAWVREHAKGCRRVASVCTGAFLLAATGWLDGRRVVTHWTRCEQLAHLHPTLQVEPNPIFINDGPVWTSAGVTAGIDLALAMVEEDLGRTMALDVARQLVVFLKRPGGQSQFSVTLSLQKEGNRFDDLHAWISENLTKDLGIPTLALQVGMSERSFVRHYRADTGQTPARAIELIRVETARRLLSDTGMPIKRVAVQCGFGSEETLRRSFLRAMGVTPQAYRERFSVNSPADPVLP; encoded by the coding sequence ATGCCGAACAACCCGAAAACCATTCATGTGCTGGCCTTTGCCAACGTGCAACTGCTCGACGTCACCGGGCCGTTGCAGGTATTCGCCTCGGCCAACGATATTGCTCGCCAGCAAGGTTTGCCACCGCCCTATGCGCCATCGGTGATTGCCAGCGGTGGCGGGACGGTGATGTCGTCGGCGGGGTTGGCGCTATTGGCAGAGCTACTGCCGGATCAGGGCAGCGACACTTTGATCATTGCCGGTGGCTGGGGCGTTTACGCGGCGGCTCAAGACGAGCTGCTGGTGGCTTGGGTGCGTGAGCACGCCAAGGGATGTCGGCGAGTGGCATCGGTGTGCACCGGGGCGTTTTTGCTGGCGGCCACCGGTTGGCTCGACGGGCGGCGGGTGGTCACGCACTGGACCCGCTGCGAGCAGTTGGCCCACCTGCATCCCACACTACAGGTCGAACCCAACCCGATCTTCATCAACGACGGACCGGTCTGGACCTCGGCCGGTGTCACCGCGGGCATCGACCTGGCCCTGGCGATGGTCGAAGAAGACCTCGGTCGAACCATGGCCCTGGACGTCGCCCGGCAACTGGTGGTGTTTCTCAAGCGTCCGGGTGGCCAGTCGCAGTTCAGCGTGACCCTGTCCCTGCAAAAGGAAGGCAACCGTTTCGATGACCTTCACGCCTGGATCAGCGAAAATCTAACCAAAGACCTCGGCATCCCGACCTTGGCCTTGCAGGTCGGCATGAGCGAGCGCAGCTTCGTCCGTCATTACCGCGCCGACACCGGCCAAACCCCGGCGCGGGCCATCGAACTGATTCGGGTCGAGACCGCGCGACGGCTGCTCAGCGACACCGGTATGCCGATCAAACGGGTCGCGGTGCAATGCGGGTTTGGCAGTGAAGAGACCTTGCGCCGCAGTTTTCTGCGGGCCATGGGCGTGACACCACAAGCCTATCGCGAGCGGTTTTCAGTCAACTCTCCAGCAGATCCAGTATTGCCTTGA
- a CDS encoding glycoside hydrolase family 15 protein has translation MTDHSERQSAIDAHGIIGDMRSAALVNDKGSVDFFCWPEFDSPSIFCSLLDSPEAGIFQLAPDLPDARREQIYLPDTNVLQTRWMSDHAVVEVTDLLPIGDSEDDLPMLMRRVRVVSGQATIRMRCAVRHDYARASTKAHARDRSVYFEATGQPAMQLCSDQSLRVEGHAAVAEFILEQDQSAEFLLGGVDDARLKEGAAALCLERTLKFWRDWIGQSNYRGRWREMVNRSALALKLLTSRKHGAILAAATFGLPETPGGERNWDYRYTWIRDASFTVYAFMRLGFVEEANAYTRWLRGRVRDCHGKTMKLNILYAIDGRQELPEVELAHLSGHGGATPVRIGNQAWDQIQLDIFGELLDAVYLVNKHGEAISHEGWKHTVEVVDQVCETWQQKDVGIWEVRGEQYHFLHSRLMCWVAVDRAIRLASKRSLPAPFARWDQTRQAIYSDIWSNFWNEERGHFVQHIGGTGLDGSMLLMPLVRFVSAKDPRWIATLEAIEKTLVRAGMVYRYRNDDSQIDGLPGTEGAFAACSFWYVECLARAGQVEKAHLEFEQLLKYANPLGLYAEEFDSHARHLGNTPQALTHLALISAASFLNRKLSGEKSFWQP, from the coding sequence ATGACTGATCATTCCGAACGACAAAGCGCCATCGACGCCCACGGCATTATTGGCGACATGCGCAGCGCGGCGCTGGTCAACGACAAGGGCAGCGTGGACTTTTTCTGCTGGCCGGAATTCGACAGTCCGTCGATCTTCTGCTCGCTGCTGGACAGCCCCGAAGCCGGCATTTTCCAACTGGCCCCGGACCTGCCCGACGCCCGTCGCGAACAGATTTACCTGCCCGACACCAACGTCCTGCAAACCCGCTGGATGAGCGACCACGCGGTGGTCGAAGTCACCGACCTGCTGCCCATCGGCGACAGCGAAGATGATTTGCCGATGTTGATGCGCCGGGTGCGGGTGGTCAGCGGACAAGCGACGATCCGCATGCGCTGCGCTGTGCGTCATGACTATGCCAGGGCTTCCACCAAGGCCCACGCACGTGATCGGAGCGTGTATTTCGAGGCCACCGGCCAGCCAGCCATGCAGCTGTGTTCGGATCAATCCTTGCGCGTCGAGGGCCATGCGGCCGTCGCCGAATTCATCCTCGAACAGGACCAGAGCGCCGAGTTCCTGCTCGGCGGCGTTGACGATGCGCGCCTCAAGGAAGGCGCCGCCGCACTGTGCCTGGAACGCACCTTGAAGTTCTGGCGCGACTGGATCGGCCAGTCCAATTATCGCGGTCGCTGGCGGGAAATGGTCAATCGCTCGGCCCTGGCCTTGAAGCTACTGACCTCGCGCAAGCACGGCGCCATCCTCGCCGCCGCCACCTTCGGCCTGCCGGAAACACCCGGCGGCGAACGCAATTGGGACTATCGCTACACCTGGATCCGCGACGCCTCGTTCACCGTCTATGCCTTCATGCGCCTGGGCTTCGTCGAGGAAGCTAACGCCTACACGCGCTGGTTGCGCGGTCGGGTCAGGGATTGTCACGGCAAGACCATGAAACTCAACATCCTCTACGCCATCGATGGCCGTCAGGAACTGCCGGAGGTCGAACTTGCGCACTTGTCCGGCCATGGCGGCGCGACACCGGTACGCATCGGTAATCAGGCCTGGGATCAAATCCAACTCGACATTTTCGGCGAGCTGTTGGACGCGGTGTACCTGGTTAACAAGCACGGAGAAGCGATCTCCCATGAAGGCTGGAAACACACCGTGGAAGTGGTCGATCAGGTCTGCGAAACCTGGCAGCAAAAAGACGTCGGCATCTGGGAAGTGCGCGGCGAGCAGTATCATTTCCTGCACTCGCGACTGATGTGCTGGGTGGCCGTGGACCGGGCCATCCGGCTGGCCTCCAAACGCTCGCTACCTGCCCCGTTCGCGCGCTGGGACCAGACCCGTCAAGCGATCTACAGCGATATCTGGAGCAATTTCTGGAATGAAGAGCGCGGGCATTTCGTCCAGCACATCGGCGGCACCGGCCTCGACGGCTCGATGCTGCTGATGCCGCTGGTGCGCTTCGTCAGCGCCAAGGATCCGCGCTGGATCGCGACCCTCGAAGCCATCGAGAAAACCCTGGTGCGCGCGGGCATGGTCTACCGCTACCGCAACGACGACAGCCAGATCGACGGCCTGCCCGGCACCGAAGGCGCCTTCGCCGCGTGCTCGTTCTGGTACGTCGAATGCCTGGCCCGGGCCGGCCAAGTGGAGAAAGCGCACCTGGAGTTCGAACAATTGCTGAAGTACGCCAACCCGCTGGGGCTGTATGCCGAAGAGTTCGACAGCCATGCCCGGCATTTGGGCAACACACCACAAGCGCTGACGCACCTGGCGCTGATCAGCGCGGCGAGTTTTCTGAACAGGAAATTGAGCGGGGAGAAAAGCTTTTGGCAGCCTTGA
- a CDS encoding thioesterase II family protein → MTKLTLLCLPYSGASAMVYSRWRRQLPPWLQLQPVELPGRGARYDEPLQTDMRALALQLAREHKPSLHGPYALFGHSLGALLACEMAHAFRALGTPEPVALFASGTAAPTMRSDYDRGFAEPQTDEQLIAQLRSFQGTHEDVLANQELMSLTLPVLRADFMLCARLRPMPRPRLKCPVHVLGGKEDRATTEQLIGWSEETLGNFSVDMMTGGHFFIHEHEAKVIRMIKHYLEAHHRRHAQLAVSVF, encoded by the coding sequence GTGACAAAGCTGACACTGCTGTGCCTGCCCTATTCGGGCGCCAGCGCCATGGTCTATAGCCGTTGGCGGCGCCAGTTGCCACCGTGGCTGCAGTTGCAACCGGTGGAGTTGCCGGGGCGGGGCGCTCGGTACGACGAACCCTTGCAGACCGATATGCGCGCTCTGGCCCTGCAATTGGCCAGGGAACACAAGCCGTCCTTGCACGGTCCTTACGCCCTGTTCGGTCACAGCCTGGGGGCATTGCTCGCCTGCGAGATGGCCCACGCCTTTCGTGCCCTGGGTACTCCTGAACCGGTGGCATTGTTTGCTTCAGGCACGGCCGCCCCGACCATGCGCAGTGACTACGACCGTGGCTTCGCCGAGCCCCAGACTGACGAACAGTTGATCGCCCAGCTGCGCTCCTTCCAGGGCACCCACGAGGACGTGTTGGCCAATCAGGAGTTGATGAGCCTGACGCTGCCGGTCCTGCGCGCCGATTTCATGCTCTGCGCACGCTTGCGTCCGATGCCGCGCCCGCGGCTCAAGTGCCCCGTGCACGTGCTCGGCGGCAAGGAAGACAGGGCCACCACCGAGCAATTGATCGGCTGGAGCGAGGAAACCCTGGGCAATTTCTCGGTGGACATGATGACCGGCGGGCACTTCTTCATTCATGAGCATGAAGCCAAGGTGATCCGGATGATCAAGCATTATCTGGAAGCCCATCACCGGCGTCATGCGCAGCTGGCCGTGTCGGTTTTTTAG
- a CDS encoding response regulator → MPNKALRILIADEEHFHLMKTERLFNQLGYYRVAPVQSLAQMLTLIEYGCEPFDLVLINASLAEGGLDLPGFFLDNRQVRHAVIYDGRQAQWPSIAADAQRKIQVNHATQPDLASIQRLMALVDPTPYKTAESLDHEWYRQQIG, encoded by the coding sequence TTGCCAAATAAAGCCTTGCGTATCCTGATCGCCGACGAGGAGCATTTTCACTTGATGAAAACCGAGCGTCTGTTCAACCAGCTCGGTTACTACCGGGTGGCACCGGTGCAAAGCCTTGCGCAAATGCTGACGCTGATCGAGTACGGTTGCGAGCCGTTCGATCTGGTACTCATCAATGCCTCGTTGGCGGAGGGAGGGTTGGACTTGCCGGGGTTCTTTCTCGATAACCGGCAGGTTCGTCATGCTGTGATCTACGATGGCCGGCAGGCTCAGTGGCCATCGATTGCTGCCGATGCTCAGCGCAAAATCCAGGTAAACCACGCGACACAACCAGATCTTGCGTCCATTCAACGGCTGATGGCGCTTGTCGATCCGACCCCATACAAAACTGCTGAGTCCCTGGATCATGAGTGGTATCGGCAACAGATTGGTTGA
- a CDS encoding response regulator transcription factor: MKSVLIVDDHPVVRAAVKIVLEKEGFKRIYEAARGSEALSMLREHSPMLVVLDLVMPEGDGLDVLERIKASDLSCRVLVFSSLDPWFFQDRCLRAGAMAYVAKTNVLSQLQKAVHAVMTGYTYFAQLPSGSQNPLQRSEKQMIDKLSNRELTILQHLARGMTNKAIGELMHLSHKTVSTYKTRLIEKLGVNAAVHLRDFAKRNRLI, encoded by the coding sequence ATGAAGTCAGTGCTGATTGTGGACGATCATCCGGTGGTACGCGCCGCAGTCAAAATCGTACTGGAGAAGGAGGGTTTCAAACGGATTTACGAAGCGGCCCGCGGTAGCGAGGCGTTGTCGATGCTCCGTGAGCATTCACCCATGTTGGTGGTGCTGGATCTGGTCATGCCTGAAGGCGATGGGCTGGATGTGCTGGAACGGATCAAGGCCAGTGATTTGTCGTGCCGCGTGCTGGTGTTCTCCTCGCTCGACCCTTGGTTCTTCCAGGACCGTTGCCTGCGCGCGGGGGCCATGGCGTATGTCGCCAAGACCAATGTCCTGAGTCAACTGCAAAAGGCCGTACATGCGGTCATGACCGGTTACACCTATTTCGCACAGCTGCCTTCGGGATCGCAGAACCCCCTGCAACGCAGCGAAAAACAGATGATCGACAAACTCTCCAACCGCGAACTGACCATCCTGCAACACCTGGCTCGGGGCATGACCAACAAGGCGATTGGCGAGCTTATGCATTTGAGTCACAAGACCGTCAGCACCTACAAGACGCGCTTGATCGAAAAGTTAGGGGTGAACGCGGCGGTGCACCTGCGTGACTTCGCCAAACGCAATCGTCTGATCTGA